A stretch of DNA from Streptomyces venezuelae:
CGCGTACTTGTGCGCGACGTCCGGGTGGACCTCCGGGTTGGGGTTGGCCATGGCGAAGACGAACGCGTCCTTCGCCATCGAGGCCACCGCCGCTTCCGGGACCGTACCGCCGGAGACGCCGATGAAGACGTCCGCACCCGCCAGGGCGGACTCCAGGGAGCCGGTCTGGCCGGTCTTGTTCGTGAGGCCCGCGATCTCCGCCTTGACGTCCGTCAGGTCGGAGCGGTCCGCGGAGACCACGCCCTTGCGGTCGGTGACGCACACGTCACCGATGCCCGCGTCCACGAGGATCTTGGCGATGGCGATGCCCGCCGCGCCCGCGCCGGAGATGACCGCGCGCAGGTCGCCGAGGGTGCGACCGGTGAGCTTGGCGGCGTTGCGCATCGCGGCCAGCGTCACGATGGCCGTGCCGTGCTGGTCGTCGTGGAAGATCGGAATGTCCAGCTGCTCCTGCAGCCGGCGCTCGATCTCGAAGCAGCGGGGGGCGGAGATGTCCTCCAGGTTCACCCCGCCGAAGGACGGCGCCAGGCGGACCACGGTCTCGATGATCTCGTCCGTGTCCTTGGTGGCGAGCGCGATCGGAACCGCGTCCACTCCGCCGAACTGCTTGAAGAGAATGGCCTTGCCCTCCATCACGGGAAGGGAGGCCTCGGGCCCGATGTCACCGAGTCCGAGCACGGCCGTACCGTCGGTGACGACGGCGACCACGTTGGACTTCCAGGTGTAGTCGTTGACGAGCTCGGGCTGCTCGGCGATGGCGGTGCACACTTTCGCCACGCCCGGCGTGTACGCGAGGGACAGGTCGTCCTTGTTCCGGACCGGAACGGTCGCCTGCACGGCCATCTTGCCGCCCCGATGCAGCGCGAAGACCGCGTCCGGGTTGTTGTCCGTCGCGTCGGTCGCGCTGTCGCTGCGAGGATTGACGATCTCCGCTGCCACTTCTGTTGACCCCTTAAGTCTTTGAATCGTTGAGGGTTGGCCACCACTGGTTAAGGGGTGGGCGGGCACCGCGTCCGTGCTCCGCATCGGCGGTTGGCCCGCCTCCGCGAAGGGGAGGTTCGTACGCGCGGGCGCGCCGCACACGCGCCCTGAGCCCCGGATGAGGGGTGTAAGGATCTGTTCTACCGGAAGAACACTCGCCCAGACGAGTCGATTCCGGCTCGACCTTAAACCTCTTGTCCAGATTTCGGCGAAAAGTCCAAGAGGCTAAGTCCAAAGATCGAGACGGACCGCAGAAATCACTGTGCAAAGCCCTGACCACCGCACATGCTTCGGCGTCGACGCCCGCATCCCGCAGTCTCGTTGGACACTCCAGGACACCCGTTATCCGATTTTGACCTGACGGGCAGCCTGAATGCGTCAGTCCGAATGGCAAGATGCCCCTAATCACACAAGGTCGCGACACCCGATGGTGCGTGCCACGACCGCCTCGGACGCTTTCCACCAGCCGGAGGAACCGCTCATGACCGCAAGCACCACCCGTCGTACGACCGCCGCCCGGTCCCGGATCGCCGCGGTCGGCGCGATCGCGGTCGCCGGTGCCCTGATCCTCACCGGCTGTGGCGACCAGACCGACTCGGCCACCAAGAGCACCCCCTCGGCCGGTGCGAACAACGCGCCGCTGTTCTCCAAGCTGCCGAAGAAGATCCAGGACGCCGGCGTGATCAAGGTCGGCACGGACGCGACCTACGCCCCGATGGAGTTCACCGAGGGCGGCAAGATCGTCGGTGTCGACCCGGACATCGCCAAGGCCCTGGAGAAGCAGCTCGGCGTCACCTTCAAGTTCGAGTCGGGCACCTTCGACACCCTGATCAGCAGCATGCAGACGGGCCGCAGCGACGTGGTCATGTCCTCGCTGACCGACACCAAGGCCCGCCAGGAGGGTCTGGACGACAAGGGCGCCAAGACCGGTGCCGGCGTCGACTTCGTCGACTACTTCTCCGCCTCCACCGGCATCCTGGTGAAGAAGGGCAACCCGGAGGGCATCAAGACCCTCGACGACCTGTGCGGCAAGACGGTCGCCGTGCAGCGCGGCACCACGTACGAGGAGTCCGCGAAGACCCAGGCCGAGAAGTGCAAGACGGACGGCAAGGGCGAGCTCAAGATCGAGTCCTTCCCGACCGACGCCGAGGCCCAGACCCGAGTGAAGGCCGGTGGCGCCGCCGCCGACCTGAACGACTCCCCGGTGGCCGCGTACATCGCGAAGACCGCGGGCGGCGGCAACGACTTCGAGGCCATCGCCAACCCGACCGACGCCGGCCTCTTCGGCATCGCCGTGGACAAGAAGAACACCGAGCTGCGCGACGCCCTCAAGGCCGCCCTCGACGCGACCATCAAGGACGGCACCTACAAGGCCGCCCTGGACAAGTGGAACGCCGGCTCCGGCGCCGTGACCGAGGCGAAGATCAACGCCGGCCAGTGACATCCCCGGCGGAGTGCTCCCCTCGCACTCCGCCCCTCTTGCACCACTGAAGGGCAGTCACTGTGACTGACAAGCTCGACAAGGCCTCCGGCCCGGCGGACACCCCGCCGGCCGGGGCCGTTCCTCCCGAGATGATCCGCGCGATCCCGGTCCGGCACTACGGCCGGTGGATCAGCGCCGTGGTCGTCATCGCTCTGGTCGTGGCGCTCGTCTACGCGTTCGCGCAGGGCAACGTCCGCTGGGCGACCGTCCCGGAGAAGCTGTTCGACCCCACGATCATCGAGGGTCTGGGCAACACCGTCCTGATCAGCATCGCCTCGATGGCGCTGGGTCTGGTGCTCGGTGTGGTCTTCGCCGTGATGCGGCTCTCGAAGAACCCGGTGACCAGCACCATCGCCTGGTTCTACATCTGGCTCTTCCGGGGCACCCCGGTCTACGTCCAGCTGCTCATCTGGTTCAACCTCGCCCTGATCTTCCCGATCCTGAATCTCGGGTTCTACAAGGACGAGATGACCCAGGTCATGACGCCGTTCCTGGCCGCCCTGCTGGGCCTGGGCCTGAACGAGGGCGCCTACATGGCCGAGATCGTCCGGGCCGGCATCCAGTCGGTCGACGAGGGCCAGACCGAGGCCTCCCACGCGCTGGGTATGAAGCAGACCCAGACCATGCGCCGGATCGTGCTGCCGCAGGCCATGCGGGTGATCGTGCCGCCCACCGGCAACGAGTTCATCAACATGCTGAAGACCTCCTCGCTGGTGGTCGCCGTGCAGTACCCGGACCTCCTGCGGGCCTCCCAGGACATCGCCTCCACCTCGTTCGCGGTGATGGAGATGTTCTTCGTCGCGTCCATCTGGTACCTGGTCCTGACCAGCATCTTCTCCGTCGGCCAGTTCTACCTGGAGCGGCACTACGCGCGCGGTTCGCTGCGCACGCTGCCGCCGACGCCGCTGCAGAAGATCAAGGCGAACCTCTCCCGCTTCTCGAACCGCGACAAGGCGGTGGCCTGATGACTGCTACGGCAATGGTGAAGGCCGAGGGCGTCCACAAGTCCTACGGCGCAGCCCACATCCTCAAGGGCATCGACCTGGAGGTCGCCCCGCGTGAGGTGTTCTGCCTGATCGGCCCGTCCGGTTCCGGCAAGTCGACCTTCCTCCGGTGCATCAACCACCTGGAGAAGATCAACGGCGGCCGGCTGTACGTCGACGGCGAGCTCGTCGGCTACCGCCAGAAGGGCGACAAGCTGTACGAGCTGAAGGACAGCGAGGTCGCGGCCCAGCGCCGGGACATCGGCATGGTCTTCCAGCGGTTCAACCTGTTCCCGCACATGACGGCCATCGAGAACGTCATGGAAGCCCCGGTCATGGTGAAGGGCGAGAGCAAGTCGGTCGCCCGCGAGCGCGCGATCAAGCTGCTCGACCGGGTGGGGCTGGGCGACAAGGGCGGCAACTACCCGTCCCAGCTCTCCGGCGGCCAGCAGCAGCGCGTGGCGATCGCCCGTGCGCTGGCCATGGAGCCGAAGCTGATGCTCTTCGACGAGCCCACTTCGGCCCTGGACCCGGAGCTGGTCGGCGACGTCCTCGACGTCATGCGGGACCTGGCCGAGTCGGGCATGACCATGATCGTGGTGACCCACGAGATGGGCTTCGCCCGTGAGGTCGGCGACAACCTGGTCTTCATGGACGGCGGCGTGGTGGTCGAGTCGGGCCACCCGCGCGAGGTCCTGACCAACCCGCAGCACGACCGGACGAAGGCGTTCCTGTCCAAGGTGCTGTAGCACTGCGGTACGGCCGAAAGGGGCGGTACGGGGATTCCCGTGCCGCCCCTTCGCCGTGCCGGGCGGGACCGGCCCAACGGCTACTTCAGGCCCAGCACCAGGGCGTCCGAGGGGGACCGCCAGACCGTGCGGGCCTCGCGGAAGCCCGCCTCGCGCAGGGTGCGGATGTGCCAGGCCTCGTCCGGGGTGTCGCCGTCGGCGTGCTCCCCGTAGATCTCGTAGCGGCGCTTCGTCGGCTCGGCGAGCACCGGATCGGCGGCGCACAGCGCCCACCACTCGGCCCAGTCCAGCGCTCCCTGCGCGCGGGCCCGGTCCATGGCGGCGTGCCGGTGGACGCGCTCGGCGGCGTTGATGGCCGGGGTGGCGGGGTCGGGCATGTGGTCGGCGTTCATGAACACCCCGCCGGTGCGGAGCAGCGGGGCCAGTTGGCCGTAGAGCACGGCGAGCCGGTCGCTGTGCAGCCAGTGCAGGGCGGTGGCGGTCAGGATCGCGTCGTAGGAGTCGTACGGGAGGGCCGCGGTCCAGTCGCGGTCCTTGAGGTCGGCGGTGACCAGGGTGACCCGGGGGTCGTCCGCGAAGTGGCCCGCGGCAATGGTCAGCAGGGCGGGGTCGAGATCCACCCCCGTACTGGTGGAATCCGGGAACCTGCGGAGCAGCCTGTCCGTAATACTTCCCGTACCGCATGCCAGATCCAGCACCCGGGGGGCGGGGCCGGCCAAGGCCTCGACCATGTCCAGCATCACCCGGAACCGCTCCTCGCGGTCGGGCATGTACCACTCCTGCTGACGGTCCCAGCTGTCCTGCCAGGCCTGCCAGTCGGTACCGACGTTCATTCCCGAACCCTCCACACCCTCTGGGCGTAATACCCTCGAAGCCAGAGCAGCCGTTACGCCCAACCGTTGTGCACAGCCTAGATCGCAGCCGTAAG
This window harbors:
- a CDS encoding NADP-dependent malic enzyme, which translates into the protein MAAEIVNPRSDSATDATDNNPDAVFALHRGGKMAVQATVPVRNKDDLSLAYTPGVAKVCTAIAEQPELVNDYTWKSNVVAVVTDGTAVLGLGDIGPEASLPVMEGKAILFKQFGGVDAVPIALATKDTDEIIETVVRLAPSFGGVNLEDISAPRCFEIERRLQEQLDIPIFHDDQHGTAIVTLAAMRNAAKLTGRTLGDLRAVISGAGAAGIAIAKILVDAGIGDVCVTDRKGVVSADRSDLTDVKAEIAGLTNKTGQTGSLESALAGADVFIGVSGGTVPEAAVASMAKDAFVFAMANPNPEVHPDVAHKYAAVVATGRSDFPNQINNVLAFPGIFAGALKVRATRITEGMKIAAADAIAGVVGDELAADYVIPSPFDERVAVAVAEAVAAAAKADGVARLS
- a CDS encoding class I SAM-dependent methyltransferase, yielding MNVGTDWQAWQDSWDRQQEWYMPDREERFRVMLDMVEALAGPAPRVLDLACGTGSITDRLLRRFPDSTSTGVDLDPALLTIAAGHFADDPRVTLVTADLKDRDWTAALPYDSYDAILTATALHWLHSDRLAVLYGQLAPLLRTGGVFMNADHMPDPATPAINAAERVHRHAAMDRARAQGALDWAEWWALCAADPVLAEPTKRRYEIYGEHADGDTPDEAWHIRTLREAGFREARTVWRSPSDALVLGLK
- a CDS encoding amino acid ABC transporter ATP-binding protein, which codes for MTATAMVKAEGVHKSYGAAHILKGIDLEVAPREVFCLIGPSGSGKSTFLRCINHLEKINGGRLYVDGELVGYRQKGDKLYELKDSEVAAQRRDIGMVFQRFNLFPHMTAIENVMEAPVMVKGESKSVARERAIKLLDRVGLGDKGGNYPSQLSGGQQQRVAIARALAMEPKLMLFDEPTSALDPELVGDVLDVMRDLAESGMTMIVVTHEMGFAREVGDNLVFMDGGVVVESGHPREVLTNPQHDRTKAFLSKVL
- a CDS encoding amino acid ABC transporter permease, encoding MTDKLDKASGPADTPPAGAVPPEMIRAIPVRHYGRWISAVVVIALVVALVYAFAQGNVRWATVPEKLFDPTIIEGLGNTVLISIASMALGLVLGVVFAVMRLSKNPVTSTIAWFYIWLFRGTPVYVQLLIWFNLALIFPILNLGFYKDEMTQVMTPFLAALLGLGLNEGAYMAEIVRAGIQSVDEGQTEASHALGMKQTQTMRRIVLPQAMRVIVPPTGNEFINMLKTSSLVVAVQYPDLLRASQDIASTSFAVMEMFFVASIWYLVLTSIFSVGQFYLERHYARGSLRTLPPTPLQKIKANLSRFSNRDKAVA
- a CDS encoding ABC transporter substrate-binding protein, whose amino-acid sequence is MTASTTRRTTAARSRIAAVGAIAVAGALILTGCGDQTDSATKSTPSAGANNAPLFSKLPKKIQDAGVIKVGTDATYAPMEFTEGGKIVGVDPDIAKALEKQLGVTFKFESGTFDTLISSMQTGRSDVVMSSLTDTKARQEGLDDKGAKTGAGVDFVDYFSASTGILVKKGNPEGIKTLDDLCGKTVAVQRGTTYEESAKTQAEKCKTDGKGELKIESFPTDAEAQTRVKAGGAAADLNDSPVAAYIAKTAGGGNDFEAIANPTDAGLFGIAVDKKNTELRDALKAALDATIKDGTYKAALDKWNAGSGAVTEAKINAGQ